One segment of Micromonospora parathelypteridis DNA contains the following:
- a CDS encoding DUF167 domain-containing protein — translation MPTQDTLTVAVRVKPGASRDRVGGRFDGPHGPALVIAVHDPAVDGRATEAARRALAAALGVRPAAVSLRTGAASRDKLFLVDRPSPELSGVLRRLRDGSAE, via the coding sequence GTGCCCACGCAGGACACGCTCACCGTGGCGGTGCGGGTGAAGCCCGGCGCGTCCCGGGACCGGGTGGGTGGGCGCTTCGACGGTCCGCACGGGCCCGCCCTCGTAATCGCGGTGCACGACCCGGCCGTCGACGGTCGGGCGACCGAGGCGGCCCGCCGGGCCCTCGCGGCTGCCCTGGGCGTCCGGCCGGCGGCGGTGTCGCTGCGTACCGGCGCGGCCAGTCGGGACAAGCTCTTCCTCGTCGATCGGCCCAGCCCTGAGCTGTCCGGGGTGCTGCGCCGACTGCGCGACGGATCCGCCGAGTGA